The following are encoded together in the Pedobacter sp. D749 genome:
- a CDS encoding tetratricopeptide repeat protein — protein MNYFKKAILGLIIFTSTSSFAQSNYERSMQAMMKGDYKTAATQLEKADTKTPDNANVLQMLGYSYFQNREYEKCIATYSRLLNIKPAAVSAYYYRGIARLKIANDPKESLNTMRENFYLASLKDFTKAIEINGDEDVQMFQNRGLAYKDYAIFRSFKAKKKEEKAACVALFNNSIADFQKVLTLQPLRKDIVDWVTYDKAQIASLK, from the coding sequence ATGAACTATTTTAAAAAGGCGATTTTAGGGTTAATTATTTTTACATCAACGAGTAGTTTTGCGCAAAGCAATTACGAAAGAAGCATGCAGGCTATGATGAAAGGTGATTATAAAACTGCGGCTACACAATTAGAAAAAGCAGATACTAAAACTCCTGATAATGCAAACGTACTCCAGATGCTTGGATATTCTTACTTCCAAAATCGCGAATACGAGAAGTGTATTGCCACTTACAGCCGGTTATTAAACATCAAACCTGCAGCGGTTTCCGCTTACTACTATCGTGGTATCGCAAGGTTGAAAATAGCTAACGATCCCAAAGAATCGTTAAATACCATGCGCGAAAATTTTTATCTGGCATCTCTCAAAGATTTTACAAAAGCCATTGAAATTAATGGTGATGAAGATGTACAGATGTTTCAGAACCGGGGCTTAGCTTACAAGGATTATGCAATTTTCAGATCTTTTAAAGCAAAGAAAAAAGAAGAAAAAGCAGCTTGTGTAGCTTTGTTCAATAACTCTATCGCTGATTTTCAGAAGGTATTAACCTTGCAGCCATTAAGAAAAGATATTGTTGATTGGGTAACCTACGATAAGGCGCAGATTGCTAGCCTAAAATAA